A window of Scophthalmus maximus strain ysfricsl-2021 chromosome 4, ASM2237912v1, whole genome shotgun sequence genomic DNA:
AAGGGAATTTGACAGCCACCGTTAACGACGTTTACAAACGTCCCCCTCCTCAACTTCTTGATTTTTAAAGCCAATAATTGAACAATAACCCTATGAaccagtatatacagtatgttctacaaagaaaagaaaacagatattAATCTCCGTTCTATCAATCAAGTTCGTGGTAAAGAAAGGTAAATGTTTGTTGAGGATTAGTGATGAGTGAATTAATAATGGTAACAGTCGTTTGCGttgcagtgacagtgacactgacagCTCTTCCAGGAAGAAACCAGAACTCCACTTTTCCTCATGGAGTAGAGTGTTAGGAATGGGTCACCACCAATATCGTATGATGTTATTGAGATCAGTTGTAGATGATATCGCACATTAGTTGCGTCCAATTGTGACCGTTGAGAGACACTGCGTGGTGGAGGATGCAGAGATAAAAAGAAGCGGTGTTTCGTCAGGGTTTCATCAAGCAGTTGCGAGAGCACAACCGCCGAAATGATGATGTGAATCTATCGGAACGTGATTATTATTACGCTCAATTTCTCAACAGAAAACCGTTGGTCCATGCGAGTCAAAAGCAATGGTTCAACGGGAAAcagtcagaggaaaaacaacaacaagatggAAGGATGTTGGAGGTCgatggagatggagagtgtCATGTACCTGGGTCTCTCGTGTGAGGGGTCTGGCCTGCGGGGGGGTGGGGTACGAGGCACCGCAGGCTTTGGAGCAATGGAGGCAGCAGGGATCAAACCAGGGGCTATATGCttctacaaaacacacacacaccgggttTAGGTTGGGcaaggttagggttagtttaGGTTAGGTTCGGTAAGGTAAGGTTAGGTTTAGGTTTAGTTAGGCTAGGGTAAGGTAAGGTTAAGGTAAGATAAGGTTATGTTAGGCTAGGTTTAGGTTAGGCTAGGTAAGGTAAGGTTAAGTTAGGATAAGGTTATGTTAGGTTAGGTAAGGTTATGGTAAGGTTAAGGTAAGGTAAGGTTATGGTAAGGCTAAGGTAAGGTAAGGTAAGGTTAATGTAGGATAAGGTTAGGTAGGcatcacacaaacataaaacacattaacacgCACAGTTTTGCTTCTATGACAATGGTTGAGGATAGTTTAAGTACAGTAACAGTTGGGTGTAAACGAAAGGAGAACACAGATGCTAAATAAGAAGGAAAACGGAGTGTAATCTCCTACCAACTGTCAGCTGGTAACTGGTcgccacagacacactgtctgctttcacacacaacagTTAGTCAACACAACATTAACCCGCCGACACCAAGTGTTAGCTTAAACATTGCAGAACATCGTTAGTCTTTGTGACGTCACGTAACCGACGTTAGCGTCATTCGAATTGATGGCAACTAACCGCTCGGGTGGTGTCCTCCACACTCATTCCAGACTCGTCCgcgagctgacacacacatacacacacacacacacacacacacgcacacacacacacacacacacggcggcGTTTGTTTCGCACGACTCTCAAACTTACGAACTCCTTGTCTCTGTGCCGCTGAAACTTCCTCAACATGGTGCAGAGCGGAGTGTCCCTTCGCCGGTTGAAGCCAACAACTCCACCTGTCCGCCGCGTGTTCTCTCAGTCCAAACGCATTGGAAACAGTTTTATAGAAATAGTCGCGTGTTTCAACTTCCTCTGTCATAAAGCGTCCTAGTAAAACTCGCTAGCTGACTGCGCTCCACGGTCCGGCTGCGCCTACTGTACTGGTTCCTCGTATCTAGACGCCTCGCGAGAGGGAGGCACGTCGCTACAAGAGCAGCGCTGATTGGCCGAACGCGAGGAACGGAGCCAATCGGCGGGCGACTTAAATTCACCTAGCAACGACGTCCTTAACAACAGGTGGTCTGGCCGACCAACAGGCGGCGGTGTCGGTCCATTTAATGATAAACCCCaaccatttctctctttctttctttcctactctacaaaacaaatatatatatattatttattttttgtccattCCACAATAcgtgatgtacagtatacaaTAGATTACATTTGTCCCCTTTAGAAAAATAGAATTCTAGttataacttttaaaacataaacTACATAGATGTGTCACATTGCTGAGCATTCAACTATATACAATGAATTatgttatttaatttcaaatgtgtattttgcagTCCACTTTTATTTCTCCAATATACCTGaaatgtggaaaacaaaattgaattgaattgtggTTGCTACCTTTAAAAACTTTCTTCaatacttttttatatttatcacAAATGATCTTTTGGAATTTGGTTTTCCAAGCATGAACAGAcaaggacattttatttttatcataacATCCATCGGTCTagttttcatacacacacacaccagtcctgTGCAGGATGACTTTGATAATatacttggggggggggggcctttgGCTGTGAATTGTCTGTAAAATAAGTTGTCTGAAAAATTCAGAGTTTAATGAGTGCTGCTCTTTGCCCAGAGGAATGGTGGAAATATGAATCCTTCAACCAAAAGTCAACAGATTTTATTCCTGCAATATTCACTTGtgctgtgaaaataaatatcaatagCGCAGAAAATTTGACCTTTGGCGAATTTGGATGCCATGTGAGCACAGATCAGACTTTGAGACAGTTACGAAACCCTGAGTGTTGActtagtgtgtgagtgtgtgtgtggggggctcGCTGAGGCCTGTGGTCAAACTTCATTCCAGTCATTCCCAATCTGCTTGGTACGCTGAGACGACCAGAGCCGCTCgtatattcaaattaaattcaggAAACTTGTTTTGTCCCCGTTTTATTGACATTTGAGTTTACACACACGACACAAAAGACTTACCAACAAAGCATTTACACCACAGTTGCTGTGCAGCACTGAGTACAGATATAGAAGCAAAGGCCACCTGAAACCTCTGAAGAACAGGGACCATAACCCTGTGCATATACACTAAGGCGTTGAGGATCACTGCGTACAGGTACATCTGCCTCTGTCAGCACACTTAGTTGGCACTTGCTAACATGAATCGTTCACTGCACATTCTTATTATACACTTATTATGACACTTCCTTCATGATTTCATATGAATGGCACTTGAGGCAACCTAAAAGgtaaacagagacagaagagtgTATTTTTTCCTCAGTGTTACTGTctacaaacatttacatttgaaaatacctttacaaagacaaagtgtATCAGTATACGCGTTCACCAAAAGGATTAATCGAGGCTAGTAAATACATTCCTCAAAGAAACCAACCAAGAAATCCAACGTGCAAAAAATTCACAACTCGGCCATTCACAAACTAGTTCTGAACCAACAACTTAcgggtaaatatatataattttttgtgttttttttattaattacataAATAATTTGATTATCAAATGTGTATAAGAATCTACTTTGTAGATAAACAGATAGTTCAACACTGCAAAGTGTCAGTTGAATGTTGGATGTGACTGGGATTAAGACAAGTAGAGAGACAAATAGCAGAAACCTGACTGCGGGCGTTGATCAGAGTCACTGTCGGGTGACCGGCTGTTTAAGTTCGATGCAGCGACGTCGTGTGTCTGCCCACATTCTTCCCTTCTGGAGGTAAAATAACCTTTAGCTACATGAAGTTTCACATTACTACAGACGCGCAGCTCGACAAAATGCCAGACATCAACAGCACCGATAAAGAGAAGTCCCCAAGTGGACAAGGTGAGTCAGGATGGTACaggaaatggtaaaaaaaagaaaaaactgggCAAAGCGGGACAAGGACAACATTTCCATTTACATCCACGTCCAAGGCAACAGAAGCATAATCCTCAATAAGGCCGTCTCACAAATAGAAAAGTGACAATAATATGGATTCAAGGTATGTGTACTTTCTTTTAGCAGCTTATAGAATATTGCATTCATCAATtctccacaaaaaaataacaacaactccacagcgaattttttttttccctcaatcaCTGTTTAACATACTGCAACAAGGTCACATCTACATATCtatttagaaaatatatgtattcCAAACCCCCAAAACTATTCAGTATCCACTGATTGCAACAAACATTGTGGCAAATGACCAAAATCCTgcgtatatacagtatgaaacaTGTATTGAGGATACACACAGACCAAAACTGCACAGTGCACAGCTACATCGGTACACAGTGGCGTGAACAAGGGACCGTTTTAAGccacaataataaaaaaacctgcaatCAAGTAGAGGTTGACGCTgggtgtttgctttgttttcgtTCCTTCAATTCGTCTTGAGCGATTCTTCCAAGAAAACATACTGAGATGACAGTTTTACTTAGAAACCTGTCtaagtgctgtgtgtgtgtatatatagatataagcCTGGAATGAtaactggtttgtttttccccacagtGCAGTTTGTACTGTGCTGTACACAGACTGGCATGGTACAGAAGGATTTTCCCATGATGTTTGGTGTAAAGTCCAGCACCCGTGTACTGACACGGGCGCCCGTATACAGTATTTGGCACAGCCACTTTCCAAGGTGGCCTGCAGTGATGTCACATTGATGACATGCGAGCTCTGTACACTACTGCTCAGTATTCCAGTGGATACACCACAGGACACGGAGACTACCATAGCGGGGCCGGTGTGGGTACAGCACAGCACTGTGTGCAGCCACGCTTGGCTCAATACGCGTACTACACGGTGCTCGCAGACAATAACAGGCCTGCAGGCGGCTCAGTACAGGACGCTGTCGTTGTTGTAGGAGCTGGAGCTGGGGAAGGTGGGGCAGTGTTTATTCCAGGGCAGCGTGCCGGAGTGGTCGGACGTGGGAAGGCTGAGGGTGCTGGCGCTCTTCAACCTGTTCTTCAGGCCCCAGCTGAGGAAGGAGGACTTTTTGGAGACCTTGCGGGATTTGGGGCtcttgtcgtcgtcgtcataGGCCAAGCAGATCATGGAGTAGGTTTTGGGCAGGTTTCCGCAGAAGGTGGCGCTCTTCGTAGgctggatagagagagagagatcatcaGGGACATTTAGTGGGAAGTGGTAGACACTGTCTCAATCAATAGATGGAGTCATTATAATGTAATCTCATTGcgtcatggttttgaaccttcAGTCAATAATACATAcacataatcaattaatttaaaTGCAATCCATCTGAACACCACATGTaggtcacattttaaagtgctATTTCTCAAGCGTAATGGACCATGAACATCGGCAGGAAACAACACCTCCAAGGAAAACCTGAAACTCTGACACAAAGACCAATTTTGCTGTCTCAGCcagttgaaagagaaaaaggttgGGCATGGCATACCATGGGAGGATTGCTGTCCATCATGCTGACCACCTGTATGTCGATCCCTTCCTCGTTCACGTCCTTCAGCAGCCGCATCACGTCGCTCACACAGAACCATTTGCAGTCTATGTCGCCCACGGCAATGATGTAGTCGCCTTCTTTCAGCCCGTCAGCCTGAAGGAAggacaagaggagggagaaggcgTTAAGAGAGGAGGGATAGCGAAGCTCGCTTTCGGTGGAAGGTTTGTTTGGATTGACAACCAAGACAGGCCCTGCTACTTTCCTTCAACACCCTGGAGGCAGCGGGAATCCGCATAGAAAACACTGAGGTTTAGTCTCAATCAAAGCTTTAAGCTCAGcaggaataaaaatgttgtagtgtgagtgtgtgtgtgtgtgtgtgtgtgtgtgtgtgtgtgtgtgtgtgtgtgtgtgtgtgtgtgtgtgtgttcacagctgTGGGAGATCTGTCTATTCTAAACGTTCTCAGCTATTCCTGTCCGATAACACAATCAGTGTTGAAGGCAGATCAACAACTGTGGAGAATTGGTCGTTTGTGAAATAAATCCAGttgaatgcagcattaaaagTTATACAGAGTCTGACCTAGTTAGGCTTATGCAATGCCACTAatctgtttctctgcagagcCTGCAGGGGCGTCAGAGGAGTCTACTCATTGTCAGCACCTCTTAATGAGCTGTCAGACTGAAAAAAGGATTGTAGAGGGTAAATACTCTCAGATTCTTAATTAAATTAGTAGCCAGggtgggtgaggagggagggggggggggggggggatgggtgAGGGAGGGAGCCTCCAATCAGTCAAAGGCTAAAATCCTGTTTTGGTTTCTGAGAGTGACTTTATTGAATCAAAGCTTCACTGGACAAATAGGACTGTGTAATTTCAATTTGTTTGATATTAAGTATATGCAAGCATGCCTGATATTAGTACGCTGCTCGTTTCCCCAATGTAGAAAGAGACGCTCGCTGCAAGTTCATCGTGCAGCATTGAGTTCATGTTTACCATGTTTATCTTTTTTGCCACACTGATATTCACTGAAACCAAAGGCTGACTGCCTTACAGCGAATCAATCGTTCCCCCTGTGCAGTCAAACATGAGGAATACAGGTTAACTCACAGCAGCTGGGCAGAGCGGGTCCAATGAAACCACCTGGACCGGTGATTCTCCCTTCAGGGTGAAACCCAGGTCTCGGTCCTCTGGGCGGAGTCGTATTGTCCGCGGGGCCGTCCATCGCTGCTTGGCTGAGAAGACGGACAGAGGGCCCTGGGTGGAGTCAGGGGGCGCAGTGGTTAATATGGCTGGTTTTCTTAAAAAGGAGAGGATATCATCCCGTGGAGGTTTAAGATTTTGCGAATGCCTGggtgtaaaaaaattaaatccaacATAATAATCTCCTCTTGTGTCTTTACACACGTACTGTTTGTGACCTACAGAGgtctttgagattgcttttagcaatgaaaagttattattattattattattattactgcttCCACTGTATATACACCTCATTACCAGCACTGTGctcagagacacactcacagacgtTTCAGCCCCAGTACACAGGTGGTGCACGAAAAGTCACGTGGCCATGGGccatgtttactgtaaatggcCACCACACCTTCTAATTTTATAAGTTTCTAtattctgttttcctttttcttttttttcctcacagggCCCGTCACTGTTCATTTGAAAAGGCAAACATGCCTCAGTGAACTCTGTAAACCAAGAGactcaaatgaaaaacattcccaacatactgtatgcataACTCTGTCGGGCTGTAGAAACACAGAAACCGGCCACATTGGAAACAATGTTTGGTACatacaataacacaaaaatgtCTGCATCACTTGGAATTACTAAAACCAAAAGTGAAGTCTTTAAATAGCTCATGTTGCTGGGTTAACatacaaaatacacagttaACTATTTTATCTAACATTTTGTGACTATAAGGATACTtaagaacacatttttattatttgttcttttaacTGAGTTTACTATTTACTTTTAAGTAATAACACAGACTAATAACTTCTGCACTAGATAGAACTGATCGAAAACATGTCCCACTCTCCCGCACGGACTCCTGATGCCAACTGCTGTCTTGCATTAATTACACTTATCTACTGGGAAAATCTCTCCTCCAGTAAATCCTGACAATCCTCCTGATGGTCCCGTCTGCTCAATTATCACCATAGCAGTTGCATGGAAAGATAGTGCTGGATTTATTCTTTTCAGTCTCTCGGCTCCGCAGATCCCGAGGGATTACAGAGAAAGACAGTCTTGCTGCTGAGACTCCTAATGAAGAGCAGTTATCTGCTTTTGAGGTTCTTGGTCTTCGGatttaaggcttttttttttttgctagacAATAGAAATGGCTACTTTCAAACGAATGACTCTTTCAGAGAATGTGAACAGAAGATTCCAGTTCCAGAGACAGGATGCCCGCGTCCCCACCCAGCCACCACCATTACAATGTGATCAGTGTAATAATATGacctcaaaaaataaaaagactctcatacatacacatatttgACAGCATGAGCAATGCTAAATGGGATAAAAGGTCTTTAACCATTATCTAGATAGGAACATGAGGGATTCATGTGGTGCTCTTGGGGGAATAACCTTCAGAGAGATTCAAGAAGATATATTCAGATGAATTCAAATAATCTAGCGTGACTTCTGGATAGATTTATTTCCCATCCTAAATTGTTACTTCAACTCCTGCCACCTGCCTCTAAATAAAGATCACAATAACCTTGATAAGAGTTCAAGCCAGCATCCGAGCACATGTATCCATGGTTAGTGTTAGTTTTGCATTTGTTGCTTTGGGCCAAAGTCCGGGGAGGCTTTTGGAACGAGAGAGAACTAAATGTGCCAAAGCTCCCCGGAGTCTCGCCCTTGGTTGGTTGTATTCAGaattaacaacaacacaaaatccAGGGTAATTTCACGTCACTTACTGAATAAACCAACCAACGTGTACAAAAAAACCGACAGCAGTGTGAGTGGAAGAAGATTAGTAACCCACATACCAGCCTCTGGAAAAAGTCGGTGACCTTCACCTTTGTGGTTGCGGGAACCTCCATCTCTGCTTTGTGCTCTGTCTTAGctacggagagagagagggcgggagaaaacaaaagctgtCATTCTGCAGTGTTTACTGTCACGACCACATCTTAGCTGTTGCCCTGCGGAGAGGCGGGCAGGGAGTCAACAGTGTAAACATTACATCATCTGTACCTGGAAATAAACGTCACTTATCACATCTGATTGCAGCAGGTGCGGTTCACAACACAGCAGCGCTTTTTTACGAACCGTTTCCTGAGAGACGGACCTCACAAATCAATAACATCCGTCCTGCTTGCCGAATGTTTGTTGTGGTGACACCAAGGTTACTGGTCAGTTCCTGCGTCAACCACGGAGGGAATAGCCCGTCACCCCAGTGACGCTTACGGAGACGCAAAAATAAACCTGACAATCATTCTGATCCTATCTAGGACACTCTCATGTGGGCTCCCAACGGGATATTGTCATTGATTGTGGCGCTGCCCTCCCCGAAAAGCCCTCGGGACTCACAGATGATGTCGGGCGCCTCCGTGTAGTCGGTGAACTCCTCCTCGTTGTCGCTTTCACTGCACTTGTTGAGTGAGCGCTGGAGACTGGCTTTTAAAATGCCCTCCAGGATCTCCAGCTTGTTCAAGTGGTGGCACAGACTGTAAATCCTCAGCGCCTCCTCGTGACCCAGGATGGCCCGCCGAATGTGCGCTTTacctggggagggggggagatggatgaggggaggaagagaacaagAGAATGACGGACAGAGATGAAATGGGAGAGTCAGGTCTGTTGGCACTGGCACTCTACTGTGTTCCACTGTGTTTTTTGGCTTTTCTCTGTACTCGGCCGGCGAGCTCGCTCTTACCAATGCGCTCACGCTCCTCTTTGTTCTTCAGGATGTCCAGGGGAGAGCGTCCCTCAGGAAGGCTATCATAGACCTGCGACAAGGTCTTCTCCTGCTGGTCCTCGTCATCACTGGGACTCACTGGGCacacaagacaacaacaagacTTAATCACAGAGAAACCTATATCTGAAATGAATGtgacattcattaaaaaagagAATCTTCTCCCGTGCAGGGTTGGGGTCatcaccaaaacaaaacactacacTCTGAGAGCAAACTGTTTACAGATAAGTCAGTGCACAGTGCATGATTAGATACATTCATGCAGTATAATGTGTGTATACAAGTGCACTGTTAGCACGGATGACTAGAGAGATCAAACTACACTGATTGTAATGGCTATGATCtgaacattttcacatcctGGTTCGTTCACATTAGATCGGTAAATCTGAAGCACCAGAGCTTTCTCGAAGCAGCCCGACTAGTCCGTCTCACAGAGACAGtatgaagcatttttttaagCCGCGTTCGTGGTTAACCCGTTTACAACAGCTGTCTTCTTTCTGTCCCCAGTTTTCTGGCCCAAGCCCCCCCCGTTTACAGTCCTGTGGTAATTGCTCTATTCTCCTTACTCGCGCAGGAATCTGTTAATGAGCTGCCAAACTCAGAGCTGCTCCGCTCCGTTGTTCCCCTATTCAGTCCTGTCCCATTCATAGCAGCAGCCGAAACTATGACCATCCACTGTAAAGCTTGAGATAATCTGCTGGTTCCTATTTTCAGTTTAATCTCTCATAAATGTAGTTTGTGAataggaagggggaaaaaaacagcgcTCCAACAAGGATGTTGAATTATAAGGGCCAGTATGAGGCTGGAAATAACACAGGAATCTAGTTTTCATATCATTCAACTAAATGATAAGTTGTGAACTATACATCAACAATAATGACAAGCCATCAAGAAATACAACTGCTACCACAGTTTTAACTGCATCTTTCCCTTCCCCCCTTACTCAGTCGCTGGCTCCTGCACTTGCTCTCTTTGCCATTTGATCATGTACGCAGCTATGATCCTCCTGCAGGCTGCGGTACTTCACTACTAGTAACTTcaactgtctcttttttttttttcttccttcaagctctcgttgtctctctctctggccagAGTTTCTGGAAACACAGCCTCTCTTTACcgtggtgggtgtgtgtgtgtgtgtgtgtgtgtgtgtgtgtgtgtgtgtgtgtgtgtgtccctaaATAGCTGTTATGTAAAAGCATtgtggctggctgtggctcagacCAGCCAGACATGACCGGCACAGTGGCCTGTACGGCACTACTACTATATCCGTCTTAAGGGAAGGATCGAGTTCACCGGGGCATTTAAAAATCAGGCAGCTTGTGACTCCCAGAAGTGTTTTACACCTTAACAACCGACAGAGAACAAGTTCTTTAAAACGTACAGCAGATGTTCAGATGGAGTTAGGGTGGTGGTTAGGGAGTCGCTAAAACTACTGTATGCTGACAGTCCACCTGTTAACCCTCATTTACGTTGGCagcacattgttgttgttgttgttgttgttgttgttaaaagaCAAGAGTTGACTTTGCCTCTGCAGTTAGAACACAATTAGGCTGCTATGTTAAAGTTAGTGCTTGAAGAGCACACCTCTCTTTATGTAACATGTAGGGCACTGCTGTAGCCGGTGCAGTGCACACCACATGCAAATTACAATGCTTTGTCCTGCTCGGACAGTAGTGCTCATCATAAGCAAAAGAAAGTAACTTGCATGCTTATGTAATGCAGCttgaacttgtttgtttttttccagttggcTTACTCCTTTACTGTTCTCTTGCTCAACCTCGCCTCGTCATCTTTTAGAAACAGGCGCTGTGTGCAAATGATTAACTTCTCGACAAACACGTTTGCTTACACTGGTGGTCGAGCAGAGCCGAGGCTACAAAGTAATGTGCCATGGAGCGGTAGTGGTTGGTTTTGACTTGCGACATGGTGGACCAGAAGAACGGGACGTTGTCTTTGATCGGCGTCTGGATCATGGACTGGTGGACTTGGTCGTAGGTTTCAGAGACCTGGCGGGAAAAAGGAAGACAGGGtcactgagaggaaaaaaaaaagcactgatcTGGATATTGTCGCTGGTAGAAGTGAGGATCTGACTGTGGTAGCATCATCACTATACATTCGCTCTAACTACAGCATGTTTCACAGCTAAAGAGAGGACACGTGCCTATAAGATgtgaggactgtgtgtgtgtgtgtgtgtgtgtgggccagtgctgtttttttttacttttgcagcCTCCTGGGCCATTTTCATCAGGGAGTAGAACTGGTTTCGAATCCCAGGCAACGCCGTCTTCTCAAACAGACACTCCTGAGCCTGAGCGAGCATCATCCGGATCAACATACTGAGCATTGCCGGACTCATGTCGTAGCTGGGGGTGTGGGTGAATGTCTCCTTCAGGTGGTTCAGGATACCTG
This region includes:
- the rhpn2 gene encoding rhophilin-2 isoform X2, producing MTDTLLPNGIKDGGGDGSYFGKGCNPFAQTGRSKLQNKRASLNQQIIKEMRMRAGAENLLKATSNNKVKEMVVLELSYVNANLQLLMGQLEGLNSSVEVYQNTQETANIPLIALGLKETKEIDFSTPFKDFILEHYSEDGNSFEDEIADLVDLRQACRTPSRNDAGVDLFAKYYSHLPLMETRFFAPNRQTGIFFTWYDSFTGVPVCQQNLSLEKASILFNMAALYSQIGTRSDRQTIAGLEEAISSFQKAAGILNHLKETFTHTPSYDMSPAMLSMLIRMMLAQAQECLFEKTALPGIRNQFYSLMKMAQEAAKVSETYDQVHQSMIQTPIKDNVPFFWSTMSQVKTNHYRSMAHYFVASALLDHQLSPSDDEDQQEKTLSQVYDSLPEGRSPLDILKNKEERERIGKAHIRRAILGHEEALRIYSLCHHLNKLEILEGILKASLQRSLNKCSESDNEEEFTDYTEAPDIISKTEHKAEMEVPATTKGPLSVFSAKQRWTAPRTIRLRPEDRDLGFTLKGESPVQVVSLDPLCPAAADGLKEGDYIIAVGDIDCKWFCVSDVMRLLKDVNEEGIDIQVVSMMDSNPPMPTKSATFCGNLPKTYSMICLAYDDDDKSPKSRKVSKKSSFLSWGLKNRLKSASTLSLPTSDHSGTLPWNKHCPTFPSSSSYNNDSVLY
- the rhpn2 gene encoding rhophilin-2 isoform X1; protein product: MTDTLLPNGIKDGGGDGSYFGKGCNPFAQTGRSKLQNKRASLNQQIIKEMRMRAGAENLLKATSNNKVKEMVVLELSYVNANLQLLMGQLEGLNSSVEVYQNTQETANIPLIALGLKETKEIDFSTPFKDFILEHYSEDGNSFEDEIADLVDLRQACRTPSRNDAGVDLFAKYYSHLPLMETRFFAPNRQTGIFFTWYDSFTGVPVCQQNLSLEKASILFNMAALYSQIGTRSDRQTIAGLEEAISSFQKAAGILNHLKETFTHTPSYDMSPAMLSMLIRMMLAQAQECLFEKTALPGIRNQFYSLMKMAQEAAKVSETYDQVHQSMIQTPIKDNVPFFWSTMSQVKTNHYRSMAHYFVASALLDHQLSPSDDEDQQEKTLSQVYDSLPEGRSPLDILKNKEERERIGKAHIRRAILGHEEALRIYSLCHHLNKLEILEGILKASLQRSLNKCSESDNEEEFTDYTEAPDIISKTEHKAEMEVPATTKVKVTDFFQRLGPLSVFSAKQRWTAPRTIRLRPEDRDLGFTLKGESPVQVVSLDPLCPAAADGLKEGDYIIAVGDIDCKWFCVSDVMRLLKDVNEEGIDIQVVSMMDSNPPMPTKSATFCGNLPKTYSMICLAYDDDDKSPKSRKVSKKSSFLSWGLKNRLKSASTLSLPTSDHSGTLPWNKHCPTFPSSSSYNNDSVLY